A window of Longispora fulva contains these coding sequences:
- a CDS encoding phosphatidylserine decarboxylase, with the protein MTQSVTTELALVPARINDRTARALAAEFTRHPGPKSGLLVGAEVGSPLLAAVLDALGPDDTLTVLSEDTFSAPGVEVIEKLSAAKPADVVIVAGQIVGSADDAHDTLAALRALLNPGGVLSLAVPVLPGTGSQANDEIARQVTAYGVGSDLVLRSTPPLRVHRLRFTPGSVEAAADLAPAFRTSSVPLAGDMNIDSNGVAAFGICVGLAATAKVIAPRTKLWMVPAALALPVAAFFRDPERAIPEDPSAVVAASDGKVLSVERLTDDRFGEQVEWLRIAVFLSVLDVHVNRAPVAGRVVDSFVEDGGFAAAMKPEAEHNVAAYTVLDSTHGRVVVAQRTGLIARRIVRRAPVGSMLAKGERYGLIRFGSRTDVYLPADMAEPLVAPGDRVVGGSTVVARWL; encoded by the coding sequence ATGACCCAGTCAGTCACCACCGAGCTCGCGCTCGTCCCGGCCAGGATCAACGACCGGACCGCCCGCGCGCTCGCCGCCGAGTTCACCCGCCACCCCGGCCCCAAGTCGGGCCTGCTGGTCGGCGCGGAGGTCGGTTCACCCCTCCTCGCCGCGGTGCTCGACGCGCTCGGCCCGGACGACACCCTCACGGTGCTCAGCGAGGACACGTTCAGCGCCCCGGGCGTCGAGGTGATCGAGAAGCTGTCGGCGGCCAAGCCCGCTGACGTGGTGATCGTGGCCGGCCAGATCGTCGGGAGCGCCGACGACGCGCACGACACCCTGGCGGCGCTGCGGGCCCTGCTCAACCCCGGCGGAGTGCTGTCCCTGGCCGTGCCGGTCCTTCCGGGTACCGGCAGCCAGGCCAACGACGAGATCGCCCGCCAGGTCACCGCGTACGGGGTCGGCAGCGACCTCGTCCTGCGCTCCACCCCGCCGCTGCGGGTGCACCGGCTGCGGTTCACCCCGGGCAGCGTGGAGGCCGCGGCCGACCTGGCCCCGGCGTTCCGGACGAGCAGCGTGCCGCTCGCCGGCGACATGAACATCGACTCCAACGGCGTGGCGGCGTTCGGCATCTGCGTCGGCCTGGCCGCCACCGCCAAGGTCATCGCGCCGCGCACGAAGCTGTGGATGGTGCCGGCGGCCCTCGCGCTGCCCGTGGCCGCGTTCTTCCGCGACCCGGAGCGCGCCATCCCCGAGGACCCGTCGGCCGTGGTCGCCGCCTCTGACGGCAAGGTGCTCTCCGTCGAGCGGCTCACCGACGACCGGTTCGGCGAGCAGGTCGAGTGGCTCCGGATCGCCGTGTTCCTGTCCGTGCTCGACGTGCACGTCAACCGCGCGCCCGTCGCCGGCCGGGTCGTCGACTCCTTCGTCGAGGACGGCGGGTTCGCCGCGGCGATGAAGCCGGAGGCCGAGCACAACGTCGCGGCCTACACCGTGCTGGACAGCACGCACGGCCGGGTCGTCGTCGCCCAGCGCACCGGGCTGATCGCCCGGCGGATCGTCCGGCGCGCGCCGGTCGGCTCGATGCTGGCCAAGGGCGAGCGGTACGGGCTGATCCGGTTCGGCTCCCGCACGGACGTCTATCTGCCGGCCGACATGGCGGAGCCCCTGGTGGCCCCGGGCGACCGCGTGGTCGGCGGTTCGACGGTCGTCGCCCGCTGGCTGTAA
- a CDS encoding PspC domain-containing protein — MTTPSHVPPPTADFRSRYSRPKEGRKLAGVCAALGRATNTDPVLWRVVFAVFALFGGAGLVAYAAGWLLLPEDGDSASPVEALLGRGQSSTSPLVTILVAIGAVTGAIAVADTNFEFAAILALIVVGVVLLVNKRPAGYPPPPVPFYMPAQATQTAPDAPTVPQAPPAGSVPFAPHGPYQQTGWTPPPPRPMQPPRPPKRPREKSILSRLTVFAALIAVGVLGILDASGRNVSVATYFGVALGVVGLGLVVGTFLGRGYKLIVLGFVLAFGLAVSASASEVRTSVVRDGGTRTWIPQSVGVIDPDYSIRVGLGTLDLRGVDFTDHTVTVSVSSSAGEMRVLLPATVDVEVHPVISNGEATVLDHHLDPDSDRSTITDLGADGTGGGKLIINLNVKFGTATVTR; from the coding sequence ATGACCACTCCGTCCCATGTTCCGCCCCCGACGGCGGACTTCCGCTCTCGGTACAGCAGGCCCAAGGAGGGCCGCAAGCTTGCCGGCGTGTGTGCCGCGCTGGGCAGGGCCACCAACACCGATCCGGTGCTGTGGCGGGTCGTGTTCGCCGTGTTCGCGCTGTTCGGCGGCGCGGGGCTCGTGGCGTACGCCGCGGGGTGGCTGCTCCTGCCCGAGGACGGCGACTCCGCCTCCCCGGTCGAGGCGCTCCTCGGCCGCGGCCAGTCCAGCACCTCGCCGCTCGTGACGATCCTGGTCGCCATCGGCGCCGTCACCGGGGCGATCGCCGTCGCGGACACGAACTTCGAGTTCGCCGCGATCCTCGCGCTGATCGTCGTCGGCGTGGTGCTCCTGGTGAACAAGCGCCCGGCCGGCTACCCACCGCCACCCGTGCCCTTCTACATGCCGGCACAGGCCACCCAGACCGCCCCGGACGCCCCGACCGTCCCCCAGGCCCCGCCGGCCGGGAGTGTGCCGTTCGCGCCGCACGGGCCGTACCAGCAGACCGGGTGGACCCCGCCGCCGCCGCGCCCCATGCAGCCGCCCCGGCCCCCGAAGCGGCCCCGGGAGAAGTCGATCCTCAGCCGGTTGACCGTGTTCGCCGCCCTGATCGCCGTCGGCGTGCTCGGCATCCTCGACGCGTCCGGCCGGAACGTGTCCGTCGCCACGTACTTCGGCGTCGCGCTGGGCGTCGTGGGGCTCGGACTGGTGGTCGGGACGTTCCTGGGCCGCGGGTACAAGCTGATCGTCCTGGGTTTCGTGCTCGCCTTCGGGCTGGCGGTGTCCGCGTCGGCGTCGGAGGTCCGTACGTCCGTGGTCCGCGACGGCGGCACCCGCACCTGGATCCCGCAGAGCGTCGGCGTGATCGACCCCGACTACTCGATCCGGGTCGGCCTCGGCACCCTGGACCTGCGGGGTGTCGACTTCACCGACCACACGGTGACCGTCTCCGTCAGCTCGTCGGCCGGTGAGATGCGGGTGCTGCTGCCCGCCACGGTCGACGTGGAGGTGCACCCTGTGATCAGCAACGGCGAGGCCACCGTCCTCGATCACCACCTGGACCCGGACAGCGATCGTTCGACCATCACGGACCTGGGCGCCGACGGAACTGGAGGCGGCAAGTTGATCATCAACCTGAACGTGAAATTCGGCACCGCGACGGTGACCCGGTGA
- a CDS encoding ATP-binding protein — protein sequence METAANKLHRRSEGRVLAGVAAGIADHLRVPPLAVRAVFMVLLTFSGLGAVLYAVFWIVLPASRPVAGIRRRKGRDSAQLVAFAALALGILLLANPGGAAGVRMLIGWVVALVLVGAGIIWHQAEPDRWRQWNSGGQGMPWLARFLTHNDRRMLLLRLVGGGVLVIVGIIGVIALTGIIPGGSVLALVNGALFALIALAGLALATGPLLWKMWVQLRDEREGRIRETERAEFAAIVHDQVLHTLALVQRHAEDPKMVLRLARGQERTLRNWLYKPSGSPDERFAAALEAAAAEVEDSFTLVVDLVVVGDCAVDDQVRALVQAAREAMVNAGKHAGVDTISVYAEAEPTELSVFVRDRGVGFDMAGVGEDRHGVKGSIIGRMERHGGRAEIRSTPGDGTEVRLTVKRRGEGE from the coding sequence ATGGAGACAGCCGCCAACAAGCTGCACCGCCGGTCCGAGGGCCGGGTGCTCGCCGGGGTCGCCGCGGGGATCGCGGACCACCTCAGGGTGCCCCCGCTCGCCGTCCGCGCGGTGTTCATGGTGCTGCTCACCTTCTCCGGCCTCGGCGCCGTGCTGTACGCCGTGTTCTGGATCGTGCTGCCCGCCTCGCGTCCCGTGGCCGGCATCCGGCGGCGCAAGGGCCGCGACAGTGCCCAGTTGGTCGCTTTCGCCGCCCTCGCGCTCGGCATCCTGTTGTTGGCCAACCCGGGCGGGGCCGCCGGGGTCCGGATGCTGATCGGCTGGGTCGTCGCGCTGGTCCTGGTCGGCGCGGGCATCATCTGGCACCAGGCCGAACCGGACCGGTGGCGGCAGTGGAACAGCGGCGGCCAGGGCATGCCGTGGCTCGCCCGGTTCCTCACCCACAACGACCGGCGGATGCTGCTGCTCCGGCTGGTCGGCGGCGGCGTGCTCGTCATCGTCGGCATCATCGGCGTCATCGCCCTGACCGGCATCATCCCGGGCGGCAGCGTCCTGGCGCTGGTCAACGGCGCGCTGTTCGCCCTGATCGCCCTCGCCGGCCTGGCCCTGGCCACCGGGCCGCTGCTGTGGAAGATGTGGGTCCAGCTCCGCGACGAGCGCGAGGGCCGGATCCGGGAGACCGAGCGCGCCGAGTTCGCCGCGATCGTGCACGACCAGGTGCTGCACACCTTGGCGCTCGTTCAGCGGCACGCCGAGGACCCGAAGATGGTCCTCCGGCTCGCCCGGGGCCAGGAACGCACCCTGCGCAACTGGCTCTACAAGCCCTCCGGCTCGCCCGACGAGCGGTTCGCCGCGGCGCTGGAGGCCGCGGCCGCAGAGGTCGAGGACAGCTTCACCCTCGTCGTCGACCTGGTCGTCGTCGGGGACTGTGCCGTGGACGACCAGGTCAGGGCCCTGGTGCAGGCCGCCCGCGAGGCGATGGTCAACGCCGGCAAGCACGCGGGCGTCGACACCATTTCCGTGTACGCCGAGGCGGAACCCACCGAGCTCAGCGTCTTCGTGCGCGACCGGGGCGTCGGGTTCGACATGGCGGGCGTCGGCGAGGACCGGCACGGGGTGAAGGGCTCGATCATCGGCCGGATGGAACGGCACGGCGGCAGGGCGGAGATCAGGAGTACGCCGGGAGATGGCACCGAGGTGCGGTTGACCGTGAAGCGACGGGGAGAAGGAGAATGA
- a CDS encoding response regulator, producing MDALRVFLVDDHAMFRAGVRAELGKRVNVIGEAGTVAAAVAAINTEKPDVVLLDVHMPDGGGRAVLEAVRRVSPDVKFLALSVSDAAEDVIGLIRAGARGYVTKTISPDELADAVRRVAEGDAVFSPRLAGFVLDAFASRSEAPVADPELDQLTNREREVLRLLARGYAYKEIAKELFISIKTVETHVSNVLRKLQMSNRYELSRWAADRRLV from the coding sequence ATGGACGCGCTGAGGGTGTTTCTGGTCGACGACCACGCCATGTTCCGGGCAGGCGTCCGGGCGGAGCTGGGCAAACGGGTCAACGTGATCGGCGAGGCCGGTACGGTGGCCGCCGCCGTGGCCGCCATCAACACCGAGAAGCCCGACGTCGTCCTCCTCGACGTGCACATGCCCGACGGCGGTGGCCGGGCCGTGCTGGAGGCGGTGCGCCGCGTGAGCCCCGACGTGAAGTTCCTGGCCCTGTCGGTGTCGGACGCCGCGGAGGACGTGATCGGGCTGATCAGGGCCGGCGCCCGGGGCTACGTCACGAAGACGATCTCGCCGGACGAGCTGGCCGACGCCGTCCGCCGGGTCGCCGAGGGGGACGCTGTGTTCAGCCCCCGGCTGGCCGGGTTCGTGCTGGACGCCTTCGCGTCGCGGTCCGAGGCGCCGGTCGCCGACCCGGAACTCGACCAGCTGACGAACCGGGAGCGCGAGGTGCTGCGGCTGCTGGCCCGGGGGTACGCGTACAAGGAGATCGCCAAGGAGCTGTTCATCTCCATCAAGACCGTGGAGACGCACGTGTCCAATGTGTTGAGAAAGCTCCAGATGTCAAATCGGTATGAGTTGTCCCGTTGGGCCGCAGATCGGCGTCTCGTCTAG